A window of Pomacea canaliculata isolate SZHN2017 linkage group LG3, ASM307304v1, whole genome shotgun sequence contains these coding sequences:
- the LOC112558695 gene encoding vesicular glutamate transporter 2-like has translation MNKERSDDDVATATRNGRNISGGDNHLVGNSSSHRPSQYQETGFSSTEPNDVGPGHSPTTERQADDHATHAVPHWPALDREDATPVSRDDAAWSRGVGKTKAQSDVRYPRLEELRADSLVVARDLSVSPNDIRWLSTVQTQATQRKAPEDGREDDAEARDGTRDSRKGLEGLKGAGPQGLEPDISGNILDTSAMQGDKVAPVDLTMGQTHTPFVNPGDESGGSGRRPPRDRGALSCCLCFPLRYLVVVFVFLGMVIVNAMRTNVGVTVLTILDKENLKVDNGTGQNRELPSVDWNTFQIGIMHSVFYVGYMITNLPGAYLTTKLPSHKLFGICILISCLLNLTMPVAIELAGYEFTLIVRLVQGLSEGLLYPSCYGILRFWSTPLERGRLGSFVFTGAYMGPVVGFPLAGVITDYLGWPYIYYFFGGIGVLYVMVWLWIAQEKPSHHRMITEDELRFIEELQGSDKLDYEGVPIPWCSIMTSLPVLALCLCHFARNWVFILMLTNEPFYLNLFHFTIAQNGAFSALPHLFKMAASLASGCIADFLISNNIMSVTRTRKLLTSGFGLQALFFGLLTVTTKGSVAMVFLTIALASGGMVVSGWQLNHYDLSPRHASVLVGITSTVGNIAAIGAPIIAGILTENKAFLGWWRVFYITCGVTGFACIFFLIFGSGERQSWSVPSDRENLVVREDKRRRKSLRTEEGNASHSSTVSMTYRRLEEEQVSEADHVIASPMPGYGSQDVTLRDGDGPFSSPPGPSHGS, from the exons atgaacaaagaaaggaGCGACGACGACGTCGCCACCGCCACCAGAAACGGGCGCAACATTAGCGGCGGCGACAACCACCTGGTTGGGAATTCATCTTCTCACAGACCTTCTCAATACCAGGAGACAGGATTCTCTTCGACGGAACCGAACGATGTCGGTCCAGGTCATTCGCCGACAACCGAGCGCCAAGCAGACGATCACGCAACGCATGCTGTGCCGCATTGGCCCGCTCTCGATAGGGAGGATGCGACACCTGTTTCCCGCGATGACGCAGCGTGGTCGAGGGGAGTCGGGAAAACGAAAGCTCAGTCTGACGTCAGGTACCCTCGGCTAGAGGAGCTTCGTGCAGATTCTCTCGTGGTGGCACGAGATCTTAGTGTCTCGCCAAACGACATTCGCTGGCTGTCGACGGTCCAGACGCAAGCCACGCAACGCAAGGCTCCCGAGGACGGAAGGGAGGACGATGCAGAGGCGAGAGACGGCACGAGAGACAGCAGGAAAGGTTTAGAAGGATTAAAAGGCGCCGGTCCGCAAGGGCTGGAACCGGACATCTCTGGAAACATCCTGGACACGAGCGCCATGCAGGGCGACAAGGTGGCGCCTGTGGACTTGACCATGGGGCAGACGCACACTCCTTTCGTGAACCCCGGCGATGAGAGCGGAGGCAGTGGGCGTCGCCCTCCCCGCGACCGCGGCGCCTTGTCGTGCTGCCTGTGCTTCCCCCTGCGCTACCTGGTCGTCGTTTTTGTCTTCCTGGGCATGGTCATCGTCAACGCCATGCGCACCAACGTAGGTGTCACCGTGCTGACCATCCTGGACAAGGAGAATCTCAAAGTCGACAACGGAACTGGCCAGAACAGGGAG CTGCCTAGCGTAGACTGGAACACCTTCCAGATAGGAATCATGCACAGCGTGTTCTACGTGGGCTACATGATCACAAACCTGCCAGGCGCCTACCTCACCACCAAACTGCCttcacacaa GCTCTTCGGAATCTGCATACTCATATCCTGCCTCCTGAACCTGACGATGCCTGTTGCCATCGAGCTGGCCGGCTACGAGTTCACGCTGATAGTGCGCCTTGTGCAGGGACTGAGCGAG GGATTGTTGTACCCTTCTTGCTATGGCATCCTGCGGTTCTGGTCCACCCCTCTAGAGAGGGGACGCCTAGGATCCTTCGTGTTTACAG GTGCATATATGGGTCCGGTCGTCGGTTTCCCACTTGCTGGTGTCATTACAGACTACTTGGGATGGCCATACATCTACTATTTCTTTG GTGGAATAGGCGTGCTGTACGTAATGGTGTGGCTGTGGATCGCACAGGAAAAGCCTTCTCATCACAGGATGATCACGGAAGACGAACTACGATTTATAGAGGAACTTCAGGGCAGTGACAAGCTGGACTATGAG GGCGTGCCGATTCCATGGTGCAGCatcatgacgtcacttcctgtgctGGCTCTCTGCTTGTGCCACTTCGCCCGCAACTGGGTGTTCATCTTGATGCTGACCAACGAGCCGTTTTACCTCAACCTCTTCCATTTTACTATTGCACAA AACGGCGCCTTCTCAGCACTGCCACATTTGTTCAAAATGGCGGCGTCCCTAGCCAGTGGGTGTATTGCGGACTttctcatcagcaacaacataaTGAGCGTCACGCGCACCCGAAAGCTCCTCACGTCGG GGTTTGGCCTACAGGCGTTGTTTTTCGGGCTGTTGACTGTGACAACAAAAGGCTCTGTGGCCATGGTCTTCCTCACAATCGCGCTTGCTTCCGGCGGCATGGTCGTCTCAG GCTGGCAGCTGAACCATTACGACCTTTCCCCGCGACACGCCTCAGTTCTCGTCGGCATAACATCGACGGTAGGCAACATCGCCGCCATCGGCGCCCCAATCATTGCAGGCATCCTCACGGAGAATAAG GCATTCTTGGGCTGGTGGCGAGTGTTCTACATCACTTGCGGTGTGACGGGCTTCGCCTGcattttcttcctcatcttcgGTTCAG GTGAGCGGCAATCGTGGTCAGTGCCGTCCGACAGGGAGAACCTGGTGGTCAGAGAGGACAAGCGGCGCCGTAAGTCCCTCCGCACCGAGGAGGGCAACGCCAGCCACAGCTCCACCGTTTCCATGACGTATCGGCGGCTGGAGGAGGAGCAGGTGTCGGAAGCTGATCACGTGATAGCCAGCCCCATGCCGGGCTACGGATCCCAGGACGTCACTCTCCGGGATGGCGACGGCCCCTTCAGCAGCCCGCCGGGGCCCTCGCACGGTAGTTGA
- the LOC112558696 gene encoding double-stranded RNA-specific adenosine deaminase-like isoform X1 — protein MRSVIPGVQTSACRRRERSFIEDIKKSFCSGGWSQGNNHLLINMEFTALQPRKSRVNTGQCEIVSYMVVCNAKRPFIRRRRVFTRQLIDDVDDNNNDELELEGLEGLPDRVLMFVRRDPVSVLMEYGQTREVKVSFTDIIRSGPHHASRFHTSATVDEETFPQGTGTSKKNAKKAASILALRVMYDRGMQSLRDANHIINTDLKILGRNEFLPHETRVMLASRRALELAEQTQFINYSKDKVVAAFLLENRGRFKVVGLGTGNRCIQYQHLALDGSRVIHSHAEIIARRAFIRYLLKQLAIYKAKEPHAIFTRSHVTQLLQLRDDVKVHLYISRPPCGDAAAFPTITNFPNRMRAIRKQGQLRTIIDDGEGAIPTDFPLPANANGKERLRVMTCSDKILRWNGLGVQGALLSNFLDPIYLSSVVIGSHTGDQRGHVPRAVSGRLKCGRLHEVLQRPYRICSPEIVYPPSSDVYAITKSKQYCITWTQGDPDAEVLDAVTGACAMEPTADSPASRVSKRVLFACFHDVCEHLKVPHLMTLNYAGAKQAAHSYQQAKMAIIQHLKTSGFGQWLSLHEIYGTDTFFEEEKL, from the exons ATGCGCTCAGTCATTCCTGGTGTCCAAACATCCGCCTGCAGAAGACGTGAAAGGAGTTTCATcgaagacataaaaaaatcgTTTTGCTCAGGAGGCTGGTCCCAGGGTAACAACCATCTTTTGATCAACATGGAGTTTACGGCACTGCAGCCCAGAAAAAGTCGAGTAAACACTGGGCAATGTGAGATAGTCTCGTACATGGTGGTGTGCAACGCCAAGAGACCTTTCATCCGGAGACGTCGTGTCTTCACGCGGCAGTTGATAGACGACgtcgacgacaacaacaacgatgagTTAG AACTTGAAGGGCTGGAGGGGCTTCCGGACCGCGTGCTGATGTTCGTACGGAGGGATCCAGTCAGCGTTCTCATGGAGTACGGTCAGACCCGTGAGGTTAAGGTCAGCTTCACGGATATCATTCGCTCTGGTCCGCATCACGCATCAAG GTTCCACACGTCGGCCACAGTAGACGAGGAAACCTTCCCACAAGGCACCGGGACTTCCAAGAAGAACGCCAAGAAGGCAGCCTCCATCTTGGCCCTAAGGGTCATGTACGATCGCGGCATGCAGAGCCTGCGTGATGCCAACCACATCATC AACACGGATTTGAAGATTTTGGGCCGCAACGAGTTCCTGCCTCATGAAACGCGCGTCATGCTGGCCAGTCGCCGCGCCCTGGAGCTGGCCGAGCAGACGCAGTTCATCAACTACTCCAAGGACAAGGTGGTGGCAGCCTTCCTGCTGGAGAACCGCGGCAGGTTCAAAGTCGTCGGCCTTGGCACAG GTAACCGATGTATACAGTACCAGCACCTGGCTCTCGATGGCAGCAGAGTGATTCATTCTCACGCAGAGATCATCGCACGCCGTGCATTCATCAG GTACTTGCTGAAGCAGCTGGCCATATACAAGGCCAAGGAGCCCCACGCAATCTTCACtcggagtcacgtgacacagctgCTGCAACTCCGCGATGACGTCAAGGTGCACCTGTACATCTCCAGGCCTCCCTGCGGTGATGCTGCGGCCTTTCCCACCATCAC AAATTTTCCGAACCGCATGCGAGCCATCCGAAAACAGGGTCAGCTTCGCACCATCATTGATGACG GGGAAGGTGCGATACCGACAGACTTTCCGCTTCCGGCCAATGCCAACGGCAAAGAGCGCCTGCGTGTGATGACGTGCTCAGACAAGATCCTCCGCTGGAATGGCTTGGGCGTCCAAGGAGCGTTACTCTCCAACTTCCTGGACCCAATATATCTTTCGTCTGTCGTTATTG GCAGCCACACGGGGGACCAGCGAGGACACGTGCCACGTGCAGTCAGCGGCCGCTTGAAGTGCGGGAGGCTACATGAAGTCCTGCAGCGGCCCTACCGCATCTGCTCGCCGGAAATAGTGTACCCACCAAG CTCGGACGTCTACGCGATCACCAAGTCGAAGCAGTACTGCATCACATGGACGCAAGGAGACCCGGATGCAGAGGTCCTGGACGCCGTCACTGGGGCCTGTGCCATGGA ACCGACCGCCGACAGCCCAGCTTCCCGGGTGTCCAAGCGTGTGCTGTTCGCTTGCTTTCACGACGTGTGCGAACACCTGAAAGTTCCTCACCTGATGACCCTGAACTATGCCGGGGCCAAGCAGGCTGCGCACTCCTATCAACAAGCCAAGATGGCCATTATTCAGCACTTGAAGACGAGCGGCTTTGGACAGTGGCTATCGCTTCATGAAATTTATGGAACAGACACTttctttgaagaagaaaaactgtga
- the LOC112558696 gene encoding double-stranded RNA-specific adenosine deaminase-like isoform X2 has protein sequence MLSSPHSSSSLDSMHLKNGGASSDSLASADDPELEGLEGLPDRVLMFVRRDPVSVLMEYGQTREVKVSFTDIIRSGPHHASRFHTSATVDEETFPQGTGTSKKNAKKAASILALRVMYDRGMQSLRDANHIINTDLKILGRNEFLPHETRVMLASRRALELAEQTQFINYSKDKVVAAFLLENRGRFKVVGLGTGNRCIQYQHLALDGSRVIHSHAEIIARRAFIRYLLKQLAIYKAKEPHAIFTRSHVTQLLQLRDDVKVHLYISRPPCGDAAAFPTITNFPNRMRAIRKQGQLRTIIDDGEGAIPTDFPLPANANGKERLRVMTCSDKILRWNGLGVQGALLSNFLDPIYLSSVVIGSHTGDQRGHVPRAVSGRLKCGRLHEVLQRPYRICSPEIVYPPSSDVYAITKSKQYCITWTQGDPDAEVLDAVTGACAMEPTADSPASRVSKRVLFACFHDVCEHLKVPHLMTLNYAGAKQAAHSYQQAKMAIIQHLKTSGFGQWLSLHEIYGTDTFFEEEKL, from the exons AACTTGAAGGGCTGGAGGGGCTTCCGGACCGCGTGCTGATGTTCGTACGGAGGGATCCAGTCAGCGTTCTCATGGAGTACGGTCAGACCCGTGAGGTTAAGGTCAGCTTCACGGATATCATTCGCTCTGGTCCGCATCACGCATCAAG GTTCCACACGTCGGCCACAGTAGACGAGGAAACCTTCCCACAAGGCACCGGGACTTCCAAGAAGAACGCCAAGAAGGCAGCCTCCATCTTGGCCCTAAGGGTCATGTACGATCGCGGCATGCAGAGCCTGCGTGATGCCAACCACATCATC AACACGGATTTGAAGATTTTGGGCCGCAACGAGTTCCTGCCTCATGAAACGCGCGTCATGCTGGCCAGTCGCCGCGCCCTGGAGCTGGCCGAGCAGACGCAGTTCATCAACTACTCCAAGGACAAGGTGGTGGCAGCCTTCCTGCTGGAGAACCGCGGCAGGTTCAAAGTCGTCGGCCTTGGCACAG GTAACCGATGTATACAGTACCAGCACCTGGCTCTCGATGGCAGCAGAGTGATTCATTCTCACGCAGAGATCATCGCACGCCGTGCATTCATCAG GTACTTGCTGAAGCAGCTGGCCATATACAAGGCCAAGGAGCCCCACGCAATCTTCACtcggagtcacgtgacacagctgCTGCAACTCCGCGATGACGTCAAGGTGCACCTGTACATCTCCAGGCCTCCCTGCGGTGATGCTGCGGCCTTTCCCACCATCAC AAATTTTCCGAACCGCATGCGAGCCATCCGAAAACAGGGTCAGCTTCGCACCATCATTGATGACG GGGAAGGTGCGATACCGACAGACTTTCCGCTTCCGGCCAATGCCAACGGCAAAGAGCGCCTGCGTGTGATGACGTGCTCAGACAAGATCCTCCGCTGGAATGGCTTGGGCGTCCAAGGAGCGTTACTCTCCAACTTCCTGGACCCAATATATCTTTCGTCTGTCGTTATTG GCAGCCACACGGGGGACCAGCGAGGACACGTGCCACGTGCAGTCAGCGGCCGCTTGAAGTGCGGGAGGCTACATGAAGTCCTGCAGCGGCCCTACCGCATCTGCTCGCCGGAAATAGTGTACCCACCAAG CTCGGACGTCTACGCGATCACCAAGTCGAAGCAGTACTGCATCACATGGACGCAAGGAGACCCGGATGCAGAGGTCCTGGACGCCGTCACTGGGGCCTGTGCCATGGA ACCGACCGCCGACAGCCCAGCTTCCCGGGTGTCCAAGCGTGTGCTGTTCGCTTGCTTTCACGACGTGTGCGAACACCTGAAAGTTCCTCACCTGATGACCCTGAACTATGCCGGGGCCAAGCAGGCTGCGCACTCCTATCAACAAGCCAAGATGGCCATTATTCAGCACTTGAAGACGAGCGGCTTTGGACAGTGGCTATCGCTTCATGAAATTTATGGAACAGACACTttctttgaagaagaaaaactgtga